In Dysidea avara chromosome 6, odDysAvar1.4, whole genome shotgun sequence, the genomic stretch ggcatatggtgaccaaacaccaaaggtctcacatacaagagggataaaatctcctccattatcattcacaatgtcctggtattggttgtccttagctatctcaccaacagcagcggccaccccagcctgagaagaagcagaagatatgacagcagactgagtggtactcctgacggagagatcaaaataggcaggacgaccaagatgaaagtcagggtggtatatgtcgccaggacgagattggtcagatgaaatgccttgctccctaagaacaccagggtgatcttggagcaaggaatggtgtacaacagacactaaagcattatgacgctggatcctcaagggaccatgagagcaccccagcagatgatcaccaaactggtcaatgacagatagacaagtacagagtggtaaagaagggaacaaaggaatgccaagccacaaacgtaaagctatagtaaaattgtgaggaggaatagctagacccaaagcaggctgtggaagtgctttaagccaaccactgctggtgccagaagaatgtgataaagcacgcagacatgcttgatcacgaatagtggaactgcttacaagctgtttaaaaagtgaatcatctaaaatggcttgaaggtcagtttgagagGAGTTATGCAACACAAAAACAGACATACCTTCGAAGAAAGCGAGGGAACAATCCTCCCCgggaaatggcataaaaacatcaagtttCCACTACACGTGACACTAAAATACGGGCAGAATTACAGGACCCCACAAATGCAGGAGCAGCAGAACGCTCAGATTCACGTAGGCCCAAGCCTCCTAACCTAAATGGCAAGGTGGCTTATGTCcaactactatcagaaattccACAACACAAGATTCTACTAAGGCATTCTCGCAACCTAAGGTCAAAATGTGAGGGAAGGGAGCCCAAAGAGGAAGATGGCACACAACGTAAAAGGTGAGTGACCTTGCAAACGCTAAGACAGCTCCTAAGCAGATGCAACTCTACTTGAGGGTCCTCGAGGTCAACCAATTTATCCTGAATTGCAACTATTGTATCAAATTGAACAGATAAAAAGGCATCGTAAAACTGTGGAGGCCCCCAAAAAGGAGATCCAAGAAGCTCCAAACCACTGTTTTTGGGGTTGATACGCTTGATGGCAGGATGAAAGTTAGGAAAAGAACTGTCACGAGAAGGCCAGTATAGTTCACACTTGGATAGGTTGATGTAAAGACCAAAACTGGGACCCGACTCAGTAAAATGTGAAAGTAATGCGTGAAGACAAGATCTAGTACCTATAAATgtgccatcatctaaataccacaggTTAAGACGACATGTTTCACTAAAAGAGATGGAACGAAGAAATTGCACCAacaccaaagaaaaaagtaagggACCAAGAGGATCTCCCTGTTGGACACCTGTGGAAGCAAGAATACACCTGTGACCAAATCTCAGCTCAGCAGGTTTACTGTAGCACCAATACACCCGGGGGGAAATCTCTGGAAACTCTTTACACACACCATCAAGAAAAGCTGAGCGATTACATTAAttaaatgcattcttcatgtctaTTTTGAGTAGAGCTAGAGATTCATCATTGCCAAATTGGGAAAGAGAATGACGGACAGCATGGATAGCTGCCTCCAGACCACCTGGGATACCAACACCCACTTGACCATAAGGTAGGAAAAAGTCTGAGAGAAAGGGACGAGCAAACTGACAGCACAGACGACTGGCAAGGCAACGAAgaatttcaccaactgcaatagGGCGAACACCCCGTTCTTTTTCAGAAGAGCTGTTAAAGGGGCACCACACAACCAAGGGGCAAGCGATGGAGAAGCTTTTCCAGAAAGCAAAAAGTTCATCAGATGAGTGAGGGTGGTAAGGCAAAGTTCAGCAGAAGGTGCAGTGTGGCCACTGACTGCATCAAGAAGGTGCTGTGCCCATAAACCAGAGGCACCGGGACTGGTACCGGTACCACGAGGAAAACCCTTCAAACATATTAATACAGCAGATTCATCTACAACTAAAGAAGCAGTCTTGGGGGCCGAACAAGAAGGTGGATCAGAGACAGGATGTCGCTGAAGCAACTCTTGAAATGCCAAATCATTCTTATCAGCCACACCAGTAGAAGTAAGAAActgtacagcattactgtacctacCTTCCCGAGCTCAAAACAAAGCTCGAGAAATATTGTGTTTTGAAGACTGAATACAGTGAATGGAGCGAGAGACAtgtaaatcatcttgtagagcttTCCAAAGATTATACAAACCATCGGGCTGAGACCAGAGATGAAGGTGGTCTAGCAAAACAGAAGCTAAAATAAAACGACGGCGGCGCTGACGAAGTGGAGGCATACATAGTGCCAGTTTAGCAAACAGAAAAAGATGCATAAAGCCCCAGACTGAAGAAATTGCATTTCGAAACTCGGTAGACAAGACTCTAGCTAGCAAAGGACAAACACTGTGGGGAATGTGAACAACAGTTGAGACAGGACAggtcacaacataattcatcacTACAGAAAGAACCTCAGACTCAAGATGAGGAGGGCCAACAAAAGAACATGCAGAAGCTGACAGAAGGGCTAACTCTAAAGGACCAGAAGGAATACTGGTGGAGAAAGCTAAGGAAGGTGGTGAAGGAGAAGTGGGAGACTGACTTTCAGACTGATCACAAATTAAAGAAGGAAGATCAGAAGCAGAAACTAATGGAGCATTACAGTGCTGACCAGGCTTAAGTAAACGTCTGCAGCCTGTTTTACGAAAACGTTCCTGAGTAGCCCAACGGCAAGACGGAACAGAGCAAATAAGACGGTTACAGCAAGCAAAGAAAGTCGCAGATGGAAATACATACATAGATATGTGAACCGAGTTGATGTGTTGCCATAAAAGAGAACAGGAGGAACAGGATTTATTACAAATAGGACAAGATAGAAGTGAAGAAAAGTGATCAGCCGAGGAAGGTGGTGAAGGAGAAGTGGGAGACTGACTTTCAGACTGATCACAAATTAAGGAAGGAAGATCAGAAGCAGAAACTAATGGAGCATTACAGTGCTGACCAGGCTTAAGTAAACGTCTGCAGCCTGTTTTACGAAAACGTTCCTGAGTAGCCCAACGGCAAGACGGAACAGAGCAAATAAGACGGTTACAGCAAGCAAAGAAAGTCGCAGATGGAAATACATACATAGATATGTGAACCGAGTTGATGTGTTGCCATAAAAGAGAACAGGAGGAACAGGATTTATTACAAATAGGACAAGATAGAAGTGAAGAAAAGTGATCAGCCGAGGAAGGTGGTGAAGGAGAAGTGGGAGACTGACTTTCAGACTGATCACAAATTAAGGAAGAAAGATCAGAAGCAGAAACTAATGGAGCATTACAGTGCTGACCAGGCTTAAGTAAACGTCTGCAGCCTGTTTTACGAAAACGTTCCTGAGTAGCCCAACGGCAAGACGGAACAGAGCAAATAAGACGGTTACAGCAAGCAAAGAAAGTCGCAGATGGAAATACATACATAGATATGTAAACCGAGTTGATGTGTTGCCATAAAAGAGAACAGGAGGAACAGGATTTATTACAAATAGGACAAGATAGAAGTGAAGAAAAGTGATCAGCCGAGTAAGCACTGGCTGGGATACCCGCCATCATTGGTGAGGGCTGCAAAGATGACTGCATCATAGTGTGAGACAAATCAGGACTGTCTGAACTTGCTGGAGAGGGCACAACtttatcaggacttgctggaataGTAACAACTTTATCAGGGCTTGCTGAAGAGGACAAAACTACATCAGAACTTGCTGGAGAAAGAACAACTTTATCAGGACTTGATGGAGAAGACACTGCtttatcaggacttgctggaataGTAACACctttagcttcttattatttGGAATAATCACGTGAGTATCGATTAGCGAAATGTGATATCAGGAGGGTAGTTGAAGCAGAGTTTTGTGGCTTCCCTTACAGGTGACAATGTTTATTATGCTGTTGTATAGACCTTTTTGTGGTATCTAACTGCTACGTGGGTTATAGTCTACGGTTTCCGTGACTTTTATTGCCGGTTTGTACTATGATATGCTTTTACCTTTATGAAAGCCCATACTAGGCAGTGGAAGGTGAAAAAGTTGGGAAAGGGGGAGGGGGTTAGCTCAAAATTATTTGAGAGTTGTATGGAAGCTGGAGGCTTGTTCATGGTTTCAGTGATTACAGAAGTGGCTGTAAACATAGCTACTCAGCATGCTCCTTTGTCTTCAGCCTGCATGCCAGACCCTAGGGTGTTATTCCAGTATATCTAGTTATCCCATGCTATTCACTATACATGCAGTTAAGTAGCTACAAGTCTTATTCCCTTCCTCTATATGTAGGTGATCATGAAGATGTAGTGGTTTTGGGACACTGTATTAGCTGCTTAACTGGCAAATgtgcagggggggggggggactgaaTTGTTAAGGGGCATGTAGGTGATATAGAGCCTCAGTTTGTGTAGAGATGTCAAAGTAAAGAtgctgctgttacccactgtcaACAGGAACTGTCTCAAAGGAAAAGTAATGTTGCAAAACTATACAGAAGTGTGTGCTTTGCTAATGCTGCCATGTTCCATTTAAAATGATAAGCAGAAACTTTGTCATTTACATGCAGCTATCAGCCTATCAGTCCTTACACATCCAGAGCCACCTACATTTTGTACTATAAAATGACTCAGTcgatgaatgtgtgtgtgtgtgtgtgtgtgtgtgtgtgtgtgtgtgtatgtgtgtgtgcatgtaaccAGTTGACCCATGTGTGCcatgcattgtagctatatacaaacacGGTATTTATCATGACACATCAATCATAACTATATATATTGATACTTTTGATAGCAAGCTACATTGTATACTTATAGTACTTCAACATGTTGGTACACTTTTCCTTCCAGCACAGGTTGTGCCGTAGGCACTTCTTTACTTTTTAAGTCTATTATGATGTCAAAATGAACAGAAGGGTAAAAAATTTTTCTGAATAATTTTCTTTGAAACTTGGGTTAGTAGATGCTGCATAACATATCCAGCGATAATCTGTTTTGCTGGGTTTTTCTGTCAAAACATACAAATCAGTCCCATAAAAGTCAGCAGCTTGTATTTCAACTTGAGCTGCCCAAGTGCCAGGTTTGGCCTTATGTTTCAAGTGACGAGCCATGGAATTATTGAACAAAAGGGTGCTGTACACATCTTGATTTGCAGTGATAtgagagcataattttttttgtacattcatATGATAATCTTCATCTCCATGTACATACACTGCTACTCTTCTAAAAAAGCATTTTCCATCTGGCAACACATTTTTTATCATCTTTCCTTCTGTTAGCAATTTTCTGGTAATATTAGatatgtttgctgatgacaaaTATCTGGGTGGAATTGGATCGTCAGGAAAGTTTCCACATTTTGTGAACATCGAACCAGTATAAACAGCCTATAAATTTAGTAAATCAAAGCAATGTTGAAACTTTATAGTAAAACACCTTCATGATCTCATCTTTAGAGTGAAAACTTCTGCTTTGTTGCCAGGAATGCTTTATTCCCTACAGAAAAATAATTTAAATACAGTATGCACATATAGACCTTACACCTTACGAAGATTTTCTATTTTATTTTCAATCGATGCAAGTGCTTCAATAGCATGTGGTTTACTCTTTTGAATCACGTTCTGTTTTTCATCACTATTGTAAGGGCTTCTGGAGGTAATAAATTTACACCGTCTCTGAACACAACACTTTTTAAGATGTTCTGGTCCCCCAAATTTCCTTTTGTCCAGGCAATAACGGCACTTTCCACAATCAGCTGCTTTACAATTCTGACATTCACCACACCGTTTTCTCTTTCTGTGAATATGTATATTGATACAATTAtcaaaacaacaataacaaaatcaATACAGGATAACCTGAGGTTTTCTTTGTAAATAAACAGATGACCTTCATGTAATTCGTGTAAATTGGCTATGCTATAGCAAAAATCTTAACTGTTATATTGATTGAAGTAGGGTACCAGTGAAATTTCTACTTTGGTATTATGAACCAATAGTGTGTAGTATTATAATTGGAAAATGTGTCAATCAGTACATCACGTGCACAATCTAAAAATAACCTAAGTGTTACAAtcatggtgtgtgcatgtgcaagttCTGTCAGTTTATCACTACATCTCCCCCCCTTTAAGGTTCAGAATTGTAGTCGATCTGGTGGACGTATAGCCGTTCCAGTCATTCATCGGGTAACAGTTCATGAGGAGTTGCCACTATCTTGTTGTGTGTCCTCCATAGTGGGGTTTACTATGCCCACAGGATTGGTGCCATCTTGCTGTACAGCATTAGTATTGCTATTGTTTGGGACCACACGAAGATGGCAGCGGTTACGCCTGATTGGCCCCTGAGGTGTGTTTACAATATAGGAGCGAGGAGTGTCAGCTTGAGACCTGACTTGGCCAGATGTTGTTGACTGTCCAGATGTTACCCACACCTCCTTCTCTTCCGGGATAGGAGAAAGAGAGTGAGTTCGATGGCGTCTATCATAAGCTGTCTTCTGTTTGAGTTTAAAGTAGGCGTTTAGCTCTTTAAATGCATTTAGCTCTTTAAATGATTCAAGGTATTGCCAGTGTGGTTTGTATTGTCCTCCACCTGTGGTAAAGTGGTGCACAGGGAACGTCCCATCAGTAGTTGTGCTGGGGACAAGTTGTACCAGGGTAGGGGGGGTGGTGAGGCAAGTCAGCAGAGCCAAATATGGGTCATCCGAACTTTTAAGCagcttttttttacagtttgaaCAGCACGTTCAGCTTGTACGTTGGTTTGCGGGTAATGTGGGCTGCTGGTGATGTGACGAAACTTGAATGATGAGGCAAACTCAGCAAACTTGTGAGAAGAGTACTGAGGCCCATTGTCACTGATAACAATTTCTGGGATACCATGTGGATTTGAGTCCCTCAATAATGGTTTGTGATGTCGTAGTTTTAAGTTTGATATCCTCAATGTACCTGGAAAAGTAAACTGCAATGAGATAGTTGGCTCCGTTCAAGAAAAATAGGTCTGTTCCAATCTTTTGCCAGGTGTAGTCAGGGAGATCTGTTGGTAGAAGAGGTTCTCTCTTTGGTGTTGAGACTCTCACACAAGTTGGACAGTTTTCTATCATGTCCTTAATTTGTTTGGTAATACCAGGCCACCATACCGATATATTTGCTCTAAGGCGGCACTTCTGTATGCCCTGGTGGCCTTCATGGATCTTTGAAAGAACCTCTCTTTGCAGCACCTTGGGAATCACTATTCTTGGCCCATACAGTACTAGGTTCTTATGCAATGTAAGATGACCCCTAGCTTGCCAGTACGGTTTGAGTTCAAGTGGGACATTCCATTTGGATGGCCAACCATTCTTGCAGTAGTCGATCAGGTTAGAGTAAACTGGGTCACTGGCTTTGGCTTCGCAAAATTCATTAAGCCGGTGAGTGCTAGCTGGGAGCATAGCAACACAGCTCTCTAAAAGACATTCTGCTTCATCCTGTAGGGAGCAGACCACTGCAGAGGCTGTGGACCCCTGTGGAGAACAAGACAATGCATCTGCCGTGATCAACTGTCTTGCCTGGTGTATGTGAGATGTCATATTCGAAATGTGCCAGTCTTAATCGAAATCTAACTATTCTTGGTGGAAGGCTATGCAGGCTTTTGTTTCCTAACAGAGGTAACAGTGGCTTGTGGTCTGTTTCAATCTGGAACTTCTTGCCCAGAATGTAGGAGAATTTTTCACAAGCCCAGGTGATTGCAAGGGCTTCTTTTTCAACTTGTGCATAGCGACGTTCTGTGTCAGTCATGGCACAGGATGCATAGACTACTGGGAGCCACACCTGGTTACTGTGCTGAGGCAACACTGCACCTAAACCATAAGAGGAGGAGTCAGAAGAGACTTTTAAGTCTGCGTTTACGTTGTAGAGGCAAGGACTGTTGGCTTTGTTAACTCCTCTTTAATTTGGTTAAAAGCAGCTACTTGTGCATCATCCCAGGTCCATGCATTATTCTTGCTAAGTAACTCGCGAAGTGGTTGACTAAGGCTTGCAAGACAGCTAGAAAATTTTCCTAAGTGGTTAACCATCCCCATGAATCATTTCAATTCCTTGACATTTGTAGGGGCAGGCATCTTAGCAATAGTGGCCATTTTCAATAGTGGCCATTGCTGTGTGATTAGGTGGCCCAAGAACCTGAGTTCTGTTTTAGCAAACCTACATTTGTCTGCGTTAAGTGTAACACCCGCAGATTGAAGTCGCTGAAGGACACGCTCTAATCGAGTATCATGTTCCTCTTCGTTGGAGCCGAAAACAAATATGTCATCCATGTGACAAAGCACGCCTTCTAACCCCACTAGGGTTTTGTCCATTTGACGCTGGAAATGTTCTGGGGTACTGCAGATCCCAAATGGCAACTAGTTAAAGCAGTACAGTCCGTATAGGGTTAGAAAGGTTGTCAATAACCTTGATCACTGCTCTAAGGGGACCTGCCAAAAGCCACTATTGGCATCGAGTGTGCTAAAGATTTTGGCGCCAGCCAACTGAGCCAGTGTGTCGTCTACAAAAGGTAGAGGGTGCACCTTACGTTGTACGTTTTCATTAAGAGGCTTGAGGTCTACACAGATTCGGATAGCACCTGTTTTCTTTGGTACAACCACCATCCCTGCGCACCAAGGTGATGGTTCTTCTACTTTAGAGATAACGTTCAATAATTCCATTATATCAAGCTCATCTTTCACCTTGGTACGCAGTGGCATAGGGACGTGACATGGTGTGAATATAGCGTAGGGAGTGGCTCCCTCTTTCAGTGTAATTGTGTACTCATCACCAAAGCTCCCTAGTTCCTGGAATAGGGACTGAaatttctgtactactgcacaCTGGGTGTTTTTTACTCAGAGTCTACTTTAACTACAAGGTTTAAAGCCTCGATCGCAAGTAAGCCCAGCAGGTTTCTCTTCAGGTTTTGTATCACATACACTAATTGAATGGTTTGCTTACCCTGGTGCTCAAGTTTCTCCTCGAATTGTCTGTTAACTGTCAGAGTGGCCTGTGATGGTCCATAGAGGGTCTTCAATGGCTTTGACAGCTTGACATTTAGCTTTCGGTAGGTTTCAACTGTTATGGCAGAGACTTCTTCCCCAGTATCCAGCTTAAATAGTACATCCATGTTGTATAGTTTCACTGTGGTTGTCCAAGTAGTGGCCTGTGTGTCCTCAATGGCATCCAAAAAGGCTGATTCTAGGCTAAGGCCTTGTATGGTCGAGATTGTGTCCATATTCCTACTGCCACAGGTGCAACAATGGTCTGAAACTACTTCATCTATTTTCGTAAGACAACAGGCTACATAATGGCCTTTTTTCTGACAGCGATGGCAGACTGCATCTCTGGCGGGACATTTCTCTCTTGGGTGTTGTCCCTTTCCACACCGAAAACAAAGTTTGCCCTCAGATTGTCTTTGTTTAAAATGCCTTGGGTTCTGCTGCTGTGGTCGTCTTGTGTCATAGCTTGGTGTTCTATGGCAGCCTCGTTGCAGTTCAACCAGATCACCTGATGTTGCTCCCTTGAGCACCTGCTGCTGCTCCTGTACCGCCTCACGCTGACGGACGATTTTCTTCGCCTTCTCTAGAGTCAACTCGGGATCTAGCTGGAGTCGCTGTGAAAATGAAGCATCTTGTATGCCCACAACGAGTCTATCACGGATCATTTCGGATGTGAGAGTTccatagttacagtgttcagctatgtTGTATAGTTCCACGATATATTGCTCTGCTGACTCAACAGGCAGTTGACATCGGCGATTAAATCGTGCTCTTTCGAAGATAACGTTTCTCGTAACCTGGAAGAACCCATCAAACTTCGCCAGAACTGCTGCGTAGTCCTTCCGTTCCTCTTCACTACTGTTCGTGGAGGTTACGACGGACTCCGCCTCCTCTCCTAGACAGTATAGAACGAGGTATAGAAGTGTGTTCACCTGCTTCGCTACGGAGGCCTCCTGCAGGCCAGAAGCGGAACGAAATTGTTCAAATCTCCACCATCGCGGCCAGTCATCGGGCGTCTTGAAATCAAAGGGATCGGGAGGCTGGAGACGAATTTGTGCCATGAGTTGCGGAGCACGCTGCCACCAAGTAGTATTATAATTGG encodes the following:
- the LOC136258899 gene encoding uncharacterized protein — protein: MIVTLRLFLDCARDVLIDTFSNYNTTWWQRAPQLMAQIRLQPPDPFDFKTPDDWPRWWRFEQFRSASGLQEASVAKQVNTLLYLVLYCLGEEAESVVTSTNSSEEERKDYAAVLAKFDGFFQVTRNVIFERARFNRRCQLPVESAEQYIVELYNIAEHCNYGTLTSEMIRDRLVVGIQDASFSQRLQLDPELTLEKAKKIVRQREAVQEQQQVLKGATSGDLVELQRGCHRTPSYDTRRPQQQNPRHFKQRQSEGKLCFRCGKGQHPREKCPARDAVCHRCQKKGHYVACCLTKIDEVVSDHCCTCGSRNMDTISTIQGLSLESAFLDAIEDTQATTWTTTVKLYNMDVLFKLDTGEEVSAITVETYRKLNVKLSKPLKTLYGPSQATLTVNRQFEEKLEHQERENGVVNVRIVKQLIVESAVIAWTKGNLGDQNILKSVVFRDGVNLLPPEALTIVMKNRT